CGTAGTTCGTGTCGCCGAGCGCGAGGACGGAGTATTGGAGATTCGCGAGAGCGCCGTCTCCGGCGGCAAGGATCGCCTCGTGGAAATCGACCGCGTTCGAGGGCGGCTCGCCGTCGCCGAAGGTGCTCGTGACGATGAGGGCGAATTGCTCCTTCGCGAGGTCGGCGAGCTTGATCTTGTCGAGGCCGATGGCCTTCGACTCGAATCCGCGCTTCACGGCGGCTTTCGCGATGAGCTTCGACAGCGCCTCGCAGTTTCCGCTCTCGGAGCCGAAGTAGATGTTCACGACTTTCTTCGCAGCGACGGGCTCGGCGGCGGGTGCTCCCCCGGAATACAGGCCGGCGAGGAAGCCGTTGAGCCACGCGCGCTGGGCGGGCGTGAACGGGGCGGTGTCGGGAATATAGGGTGCGATGCTCATGGTTTTACGCGGAGAAGAATTCCTGGAGTTCCTTCACGCTGTGGCGTGCGGTGAAATCGGCGAAGGCTTCGTGGGAGTCGCGCTTGACGAGATAGGTTTTCAAGACGCCCTCGAGGAGGGCGGGAATCTCGGAAAATGGAATGCCGGTGAAGACCTGGCGGCCGATGGTCTGTCCGCCGATGCACTTGCCGCCAAGGATGACGTGGTAGCCCTCGACCTGCTCGCCGTGATGCGTGACTTTCGTGCCGACGAGTCCGATGTCGCCGATGTAATGCTGCGCGCAGGAGTTCGGACAGCCGGTGAGATGAATGTTGATCGGGCGGTCGAGGTGCACCTTTTTCTCGAGGTAGCGGGCGAGTTCCACGCCCTGCTCCTTCGTGTGGCTCTGCGCCCATTTGCAGCCGGTGGCGCCGGTGCAGGCGACGAGGCCGCCCATGACGGACGAGGATTCGTGATGGTAGCCCATGCGGACGAGGCTGCGTTTCACGGTCTCGACGAATGCATCGGGCACGTCGGGAATGACGACGTTCTGCCACACGGTGAGGCGGAGTGCGCCCGAGCCGTAGTTCTCCGCGAGGTCGGCGAGGCGGCGCATCTGGCGCACCGTCATTGTGCCGACGGGCATCGCGACGCCGATGTAGTTTTTCTGCGGCTGCTTCTGCTTGTAGACGCCGAGGTGGCCGTGCGCGACGGGCGGCTGCGGCAGCGAGCAATCCCCGAGAGGCAGCTTCTGCAGCGGGAAGGCGAGCTTCTTCTCGACCTCTTCCATGAAGCGGTCGGTGCCCCATTTATCGATGAGGTATTTCAGGCGCGCCTTCTTGCGGTTCGTGCGGTCGCCGTTCTCGTTGAAGACGCGGACGATCGCCGCGGCGACGGCCACGGAATCCTGCGGCCGGATGATGTAGCCGGTGTCCTTCGCAAACTGTTCGTGGCCGGTGATGCCCGCGAGCTGCACGCGGAAGTAGATGCCGGGTTCGACCGCCCTGCCCTCGCCGACCTTCACGGCGATGAAGCCGATGTCGTTCGTCTCGGTCGCGGTGCCGATGGCGCCGCCGCCCTCGAACGAGATGTTGAACTTGCGCGGCAGGCCGTAGAGGTCGCGGTTGTTGAGAATGTAATAATGCAGGCCCTTCGCCATCGGCCGCGTGTCGATGAGCTCGGTCGGATCGATGCCGGCGGTCGCGGGGCAGGTGATGTTGCGCAGATTATCCACGCCGGAGCCGCGGGCGGTGAGGCCGATCTCCTGCAGCTTGTTGAGGACATTGATGATGTTCTTCGGCGCGATCTCGCGGATCTGGAGGTTCGACCGCGTCGTGACGTGCGCGTAGCCGCCCCCCCAGTCCTGCGCGATGTCGGCAAGGCCGCGCATCTGCGCGGAGGTGAGTTCGCTGCCAGGCGTGCGCAGGCGCAGCATGAACGACTCCTGCGCCGGCCCGACGTAGAACAATCCGTGAAAACGGAACATGAACGTGTTGCGCTTGTCGGGGAGCTGATTCGCCTCGGCGTGGGCGACCATCTTGTCCCAGCAATCGAGGCCGTTCTCCTCGTATTTCCAGATCTCCTGCTCGCACAGATCCTCGAGCGGGGTGCCGAAGACGCTGGGCGGCTCGGCGGCGGCATTCGGCACCCCCGAGGCGGCGTCGCTCGTGAGGAGGCCGCTGGACAGATGCCCGGCAAAGGGCCGGCAGGCGGTCGCGGCGAAGAACCCCTGGAGGTATTCCTTCTGCTCGGCGCTGAACGGAAGATTGTCGGGAAGCGTGGGTGATTCGTTCATGGCTTGGCGGCGTGGTTCAGTCGGCGTTCACGGGGGAACCAAAGCGCTCGTAGAGGAACTCGAGGATGTTGTTGCGAAGCGTGTAGTAGTCGGGATCTTCGGCGATCGCCGTGCGCGAGCGCGGCCGCGGAAAGGGCACCGTAAAAACTTCGCCGACGGTCGCGGCGGGACCGTTGGTGAGCATGACGATGCGGTCAGCGAGCAGGATGGCCTCGTCGATGTCGTGCGTGATCATCACGACGGTGGTGCGGTGGGCTTCCCAGATTTCGAGGAGCTGATCCTGGATCTCCTCACGGGTGAGGGCGTCGAGCGCGCCGAAAGGTTCATCGAGCAGCAGGACCTTGGGCCGAATGGCGAGAGCGCGGGCGATGGCGACGCGCTGCTTCATGCCGCCGGAGAGTTCTCCGGGGCGTTTGCCGGCGCTCGGCGTGAGGCCGACCATCTCGAGATGGCTGTCGGTGATCGCGGCGCGCTCGGCCTTCGAGGCCTTCGGCATCGTTGCGTCGACGGCGAGGCGCACATTCTCGGCCGCCGTGAGCCACGGCAGCAGCGAGTAGTTCTGGAAAACCATCATGCGATCCGGTCCGGGGTCCGTGACTTCCTTGTTCGAAAGGATGACGCCGCCCTGGCTGGCGCGGCTCATCCCGGCGATGGCGTTCATCAGCGTGGACTTTCCGCAGCCGGAGTGGCCGAGCAGGACGATGAATTCGCCTTCGGCGATCTTGATCGTGATGTCCTTGAGGATACAGGCGGGCGGACCGCCGGCCCGGCCCGGGTAGGTCTTCGAGAGATGGCTGATTTCGAGGAAAGCGGACATGGGATCAGGCAGGATTCAGGTTGGCTTCGTCGAGGGGCGCGGCGGATTTGTAACCGAGGTCCGGCACTGGCAGATCGAGCGCGCGAAGGGCGTCGAGGTAGGGCGCCTCGGGGTAGACCTGGTCGATGACCGCGCGGGGATCGGCGGGCATGGTGACGATGTCCCAGCGGGCCAGCTGCTCGAGCACGTCGAGCGCCTCGGACTTGAGCGGGTGATTCGCGCCGTCGCGGGAGAAGATGTTGAAATCCGGAACCGCGCCGGTGCGGCCGAAGCCGTAGTCGTAGGTGCCATCGAGGCCGCGTGCGCTGTAGACGGGATCGGCGTTGACGTATTCCTTGCGGGAAATCATCTCGATGAGCGGCTCGCGATAAGCGATGCCGTCGCACCAGGCGCAGGCCTCGATGAGAGCCTTGATGATCGCGCGATGCTGCTCGGGATGGGCGTCAGCCCAGGCCTTCGTCGTGCCGAGCACCTTCTCCTGGTGGCCGGGAAAGATGTCGAGGTCGGTCGCCACGACGTAGCCGAGGCCTTCGTGAACGGCGCGCGCATTCCACGGCTCACCGACGCAGTAACCATCGATGTTGCCGGCGGCGAGATTCGCGACCATCTGCGCGGGCGGCACGGCGATGATCTCGACGTCCTTGTCGGGATCGATGCCGCCGCCCGCCAGCCAGCTGCGGAGCAGAAGGTTGTGCATGGACGTCGGGAACACGACGCCGAAGATGAGCTTGCGATGATCGGGATCGCGGCGGTCGAGGTGCGTGCGGAGATCGGCGGCGGAGTGGATGCCGAGCTCGTGGAAGGCCGATGCCAGGGTGATGGCGTTGCCGTTGCGGCTGAGAACCATCGAGGCGACGAGCGGATGCGGGGCAACGCCTTCGCGACCGATCGTGCGACCAAGCGGCATGCCGGCGACCATCGCGGCGAGGTCGAGGCGACCTTCGACGATGCCGTCGAGAATGGCCTTCCAGCTCGGCTCGCGGCTGAGCGTCACCTCGACGCCATTCTTTTCGAAGAGCCCGCGTTCGTGCGCGACGACGAGCGGAGCGCAGTCGGTGAGCGGGATGAACCCGATGGTGATCGCCTTCTTTTTCGCGGGCTCCGCAGTCTTCTTCGACTTCTTGTGCTTGTTGAGGAAGTAAAGCAGCTCGTTCCGCTGGCGGTAGTAATTGGGATGCTTGATCGCCTCGGCGCGAGTGCGCGGGCGTGGCAGACCAACCTTCATGATCTCGCCGACCTTCGCGGCGGGGCCGTTCGCCATCATGACGATGCGGTCGGAGAGCAGGAGCGCTTCCTCGACGTCGTGCGTGACCATGAGGACGGTGATGCGGTGCGCCTCCCAGATTTGCAGGAGCTGCTCCTGGAGACGGCCGCGGGTGAGGGCATCGAGCGCGCCGAACGGTTCGTCGAGCAGAAGCACCCGAGGCTTGGTGACGAGCGCGCGGGCGATGCCGACGCGCTGCTTCATGCCGCCGGAGATTTCGCCCGGCAGCTTCGCGGCGGCGGGCATCAGCGACACCATGGCGAGGTGCTCTTCCACCATCGCGGCGCGGTCGTTCTTCGAAAGGCCGCCGTGCACGGCGTCCACAGCGAGGCGCACGTTGTCGCGCACTGTCAGCCACGGCAGCAGCGAGTGGTTCTGGAAGACGAACATCCGGTCGGGCCCGGGCTGGGTGACGCTTTTCCCGCCGACGGTGATGCGACCGGCGTCGCAGAGGTGGAAGCCGCCGACCATGTTGAGCAGCGTCGACTTGCCGCAGCCGGAGTGGCCGATCAGCGAAACGAACTCGCCTTCCTCGACCGTGAGATCGACGCCGCGCAGGGCCTCGAAGACTTTGCCGTCGGGGGACCGGAAGGTCTTGCCCGCATTCTGGATTTCAATGAAGGGCATGGCGCTTTTCCGGGTTGATCAATGGGCGCTCGCTCCGCCGTCGAAGCTGACGAATCGCTGGAGCAGGACCATGAGCTGGTCGAGCAGGAAGCCGACGATGCCGATGATGAAGACCGCGACGAAAATCTGCGCCAGCGTGCTGCTGGAGCCGTTCTGATACATGTCCCAGATGAACTTCCCGAGGCCGGGATTCTGCGCGAGCATCTCGGCGGCGATGAGCACCATCCAGCCGACGCCGAGCGAGAGACGCAGGCCGGTGAAGATGAAGGGCAGGGCGGACGGGATGATGATTTTCCACACGCGGGTCCAGGCATTGAGCTTGAGGACGCGGGCGACGTTGAGGTGATCCTTGTCGATCGAGGCGACGCCGACCGCGGTATTGATGAGCGTGGGCCAGAGCGAGCAGACGGCGACGGTGATCGCCGAGCTGAGAAAGGCCTTCTCGAACATCGGGTCCTTCGGGTTGTAGAGCGCGCTGACGAGGATCATCACGATCGGCAGCCAGGCGAGCGGCGAGACGGGTTTGAAAATCTGGATGAACGGCGCGATGGCGCTGTTGAACCATTTGCTGGAGCCGGCCAGGATGCCGACCGGGATCGCGATGATCGACGCGAGCATGAAGCCGAAGAACACGGTCTTGATGCTGGTGAAGACCTGGTCGATGATCGTGGGCTTGCCGGCGTATTTGCGGGCGGGGTAGGTGCGATCGGGAAACTTCTTGAGGTAGGCGGCCTTCTTCCCCGCGAGGTCGATGTAGAACTGCTTTTCCTTCCCGCGCTCCTCGAGGTGCGCGTTCCAGAGATTCACGGCCTCCTTCCACGTGGCGACGGGGCCGGGGATGGAGCCGAAGCTGACCTTGATGCTGCTCGCGACGAGCGACCAGGCGACAAGGAAGATGATGAACGCGAGAAGCGGAGCTCCGAACTTCTGGAGCGCGGCGGTGATCTGCGCGTTGTATTTTCCCCCACGGGCGGGCTGCTGGGTCGGCGCCGCCTCGGTGGCGGCGGGCGCGGACGTGGCGATGGCTTCGGCAACTTTTTCCATGATGGTGTTGTTGGGCGTTCGATTCTTTTCGAGAGGCAGAGTGAGGCGCGCTGGCGCCCGGGGGAGAACGTCTGCGCGCCCACCCGCTTCCCTATGAAGAGCTTATTTTAAGCCAACCTTCAGCGACTTGAGGTAGGCGTTGGGTTGTTTGCCGTCGTAGGTGACGCCGTCGATAAATTCGCTGGTGGCCGGGCGATAGCCGTCGGTCTTCGGAATGTCGCTGTCGGTGAGATGTCCGTCTTCCTGCAGGGATTTCGCCGCGGCGAGATAAACGTCCGGGAGATAAATCTTCTTCGCGGTCTCGGCATACCATTCGTCCGGCTTCGAGTCGGGGATCTGGCCCCAGCGGCGCATCTGCGTGAGATACCAGATGCAATCGCTGTAGAAGGGATAGGTCGCGTTGTAGCGGAAGAAGACGTTGAAGTCGGGCAGCTCGCGGACGTCGCCGGGAGCGTATTCGAACGTGCCGGTCATGCTGTTCGCGATGACCTTTTCGTCGGCGCCGACGTATTGCGGCTGCGAGAGAATCTTGCAGGCTTCCTTGCGATTTTCCGTGCTGTCATCAAGCCATTTGCAGGCGCGGATGAGGGCCTTCACGATGGCGATGTGCGTCTTGGGATTTGCCTTCGCCCAGGCTTCGGAGACGCCGAACACCTTCTCGGGATTGTTCTTCCAGATCTCGTAGTCGGTGATGACCGGGACGCCGATTTTCTTGGCGACGGCCTGCTGGTTCCAGGGTTCGCCGACGCAATAGCCTTGGATGGTGCCCTGCGCCAGCGTGGCGGGCATCTGCGGCGGCGGCGTGACGCTGAGGAGCACGTCGGCATCGGTCGTGCCGGTGGTGTCGCCGTTCGTGTAGTAGCCCGGGCTGATGCCGGCGGCGGCGAGCCAGTAACGGAGCTCGTAGTTGTGCGTGGAGACGGGGAACACCATGCCGAATTTCAGCGGCGTGCCGGCGTCCTTATATTCCTTCGCGATCCTGGCGATCGTCTCCGCGGTGATCGGATGCTCGGGCTTGTCTTTCGCAAGAGCCGGATCGAGCGCCTTCATCTTCTCCCAGATCTCGTTGGAGACGGTGATGCCGTTGCCATTGAGATCCATGCTGAACGCCGTGACGACCGGAGCCTTGGTGCCGATGCCGATGGAGGCGCCGATCGGCTGACCGGCGAGCATGTGCGCGCCGTCGAGCTCGCCGCTGATCACGCGGTCGAGAAGCACCTTCCAGTTCGCCTGGGCCTCGATTTCGACGAAGAGTCCCTCGTCTTCGAAGAAGCCTTTTTCCTTCGCGATGACGAGCGGCGCGCAGTCGGTGAGCTTGATGAAGCCGAGCTTCAGCTCGGGCTTTTCGACGTCGAGAGGCGCGGCGAAGGCCGGAAGAATTCCGCACGCTGCCAGAGCGGCGAGGGCGGAGCCGCGGAACAGTCGGCCTAAAAGTGTCGTTGTGGGTCGTTTCATGATGTGGGTCTTAGTTGGTGATGGAGTTGCTCTTGCGGGTCGGGGCGGGCGATGAAGGCACCGGAGGGGAGGGGAAATCGACGTCGTGAAAGGCGTCGAGGCAGGCGCGGCGCTGCGCACCGTCCAGAGGAGCGACGCCGGAGCAGGACAGGGCGTCGAGGAGCCAGAGGGCACGATCCCGGGTGGCGCGATTGGCGTCGTTGCGGGAAAAGATCACGAAGGGCCTGGTCTCCGGATCCTGATCGGCACCGCGCCTGAGCGGCCCGACGAGGGCGTTCGCGAGAACGTCCCGGTCCATGGGGAAGAGCCGGCGGGAATGCATGAGATCGACGGCTTCCGCACGTCCGTCCGGGGTGTCGCAATGGCGGCAGGCTTTCACGATCGTCTGGCGCAGGACGGCGTATTCTTCGCTGCGGCGCTGGCGCAGGTCGTCGTCGACGACCAGGACCTTTTCCGGATGCGCGGGCTCGAGCGTTGCGCTCGTTGCGGCGATCCATCCCTCTCCCGCGAGAGCCGCGGCGGAGTTCCAGGGCTCACCGACGCAGAATCCGTCGATGTGGCCTTCCTTCATGTGCTCGCCAACGAGCGGAGGAGGGAGGACGGTGATGCGCACGTCGCGCTCGGGATCGATCCCGGCGGATTTGAGCCATTTGCAGAGCAGAAGGGAGTGCGAGGCAAACGGAGAAACGATGGCAAACACGGGCTTCCGCGGGGCTTCGCTGCGGAGCAGTTTGCGAAGGGAAACGGCATCACGAACGC
This is a stretch of genomic DNA from Chthoniobacterales bacterium. It encodes these proteins:
- a CDS encoding CmpA/NrtA family ABC transporter substrate-binding protein — encoded protein: MKRPTTTLLGRLFRGSALAALAACGILPAFAAPLDVEKPELKLGFIKLTDCAPLVIAKEKGFFEDEGLFVEIEAQANWKVLLDRVISGELDGAHMLAGQPIGASIGIGTKAPVVTAFSMDLNGNGITVSNEIWEKMKALDPALAKDKPEHPITAETIARIAKEYKDAGTPLKFGMVFPVSTHNYELRYWLAAAGISPGYYTNGDTTGTTDADVLLSVTPPPQMPATLAQGTIQGYCVGEPWNQQAVAKKIGVPVITDYEIWKNNPEKVFGVSEAWAKANPKTHIAIVKALIRACKWLDDSTENRKEACKILSQPQYVGADEKVIANSMTGTFEYAPGDVRELPDFNVFFRYNATYPFYSDCIWYLTQMRRWGQIPDSKPDEWYAETAKKIYLPDVYLAAAKSLQEDGHLTDSDIPKTDGYRPATSEFIDGVTYDGKQPNAYLKSLKVGLK
- a CDS encoding ABC transporter permease; translation: MEKVAEAIATSAPAATEAAPTQQPARGGKYNAQITAALQKFGAPLLAFIIFLVAWSLVASSIKVSFGSIPGPVATWKEAVNLWNAHLEERGKEKQFYIDLAGKKAAYLKKFPDRTYPARKYAGKPTIIDQVFTSIKTVFFGFMLASIIAIPVGILAGSSKWFNSAIAPFIQIFKPVSPLAWLPIVMILVSALYNPKDPMFEKAFLSSAITVAVCSLWPTLINTAVGVASIDKDHLNVARVLKLNAWTRVWKIIIPSALPFIFTGLRLSLGVGWMVLIAAEMLAQNPGLGKFIWDMYQNGSSSTLAQIFVAVFIIGIVGFLLDQLMVLLQRFVSFDGGASAH
- a CDS encoding CmpA/NrtA family ABC transporter substrate-binding protein; protein product: MTTEKSKRPRKARASDIRFSATTIRIGYVPLSDAAPLLMADALGLFQDAGLQVRLERELGWGSIREKVAFGELDAAHAPGGLLFSILCGTHSRPRPVSTDLVLNLQGNAITLSRRLWAKGVRDAVSLRKLLRSEAPRKPVFAIVSPFASHSLLLCKWLKSAGIDPERDVRITVLPPPLVGEHMKEGHIDGFCVGEPWNSAAALAGEGWIAATSATLEPAHPEKVLVVDDDLRQRRSEEYAVLRQTIVKACRHCDTPDGRAEAVDLMHSRRLFPMDRDVLANALVGPLRRGADQDPETRPFVIFSRNDANRATRDRALWLLDALSCSGVAPLDGAQRRACLDAFHDVDFPSPPVPSSPAPTRKSNSITN
- a CDS encoding nitrate ABC transporter ATP-binding protein (This model describes the ATP binding subunits of ATP-binding cassette (ABC) transporters for nitrate transport, or for bicarbonate transport, in bacteria and archaea.), with translation MSAFLEISHLSKTYPGRAGGPPACILKDITIKIAEGEFIVLLGHSGCGKSTLMNAIAGMSRASQGGVILSNKEVTDPGPDRMMVFQNYSLLPWLTAAENVRLAVDATMPKASKAERAAITDSHLEMVGLTPSAGKRPGELSGGMKQRVAIARALAIRPKVLLLDEPFGALDALTREEIQDQLLEIWEAHRTTVVMITHDIDEAILLADRIVMLTNGPAATVGEVFTVPFPRPRSRTAIAEDPDYYTLRNNILEFLYERFGSPVNAD
- a CDS encoding NirA family protein — encoded protein: MNESPTLPDNLPFSAEQKEYLQGFFAATACRPFAGHLSSGLLTSDAASGVPNAAAEPPSVFGTPLEDLCEQEIWKYEENGLDCWDKMVAHAEANQLPDKRNTFMFRFHGLFYVGPAQESFMLRLRTPGSELTSAQMRGLADIAQDWGGGYAHVTTRSNLQIREIAPKNIINVLNKLQEIGLTARGSGVDNLRNITCPATAGIDPTELIDTRPMAKGLHYYILNNRDLYGLPRKFNISFEGGGAIGTATETNDIGFIAVKVGEGRAVEPGIYFRVQLAGITGHEQFAKDTGYIIRPQDSVAVAAAIVRVFNENGDRTNRKKARLKYLIDKWGTDRFMEEVEKKLAFPLQKLPLGDCSLPQPPVAHGHLGVYKQKQPQKNYIGVAMPVGTMTVRQMRRLADLAENYGSGALRLTVWQNVVIPDVPDAFVETVKRSLVRMGYHHESSSVMGGLVACTGATGCKWAQSHTKEQGVELARYLEKKVHLDRPINIHLTGCPNSCAQHYIGDIGLVGTKVTHHGEQVEGYHVILGGKCIGGQTIGRQVFTGIPFSEIPALLEGVLKTYLVKRDSHEAFADFTARHSVKELQEFFSA
- a CDS encoding nitrate ABC transporter ATP-binding protein (This model describes the ATP binding subunits of ATP-binding cassette (ABC) transporters for nitrate transport, or for bicarbonate transport, in bacteria and archaea.), which gives rise to MPFIEIQNAGKTFRSPDGKVFEALRGVDLTVEEGEFVSLIGHSGCGKSTLLNMVGGFHLCDAGRITVGGKSVTQPGPDRMFVFQNHSLLPWLTVRDNVRLAVDAVHGGLSKNDRAAMVEEHLAMVSLMPAAAKLPGEISGGMKQRVGIARALVTKPRVLLLDEPFGALDALTRGRLQEQLLQIWEAHRITVLMVTHDVEEALLLSDRIVMMANGPAAKVGEIMKVGLPRPRTRAEAIKHPNYYRQRNELLYFLNKHKKSKKTAEPAKKKAITIGFIPLTDCAPLVVAHERGLFEKNGVEVTLSREPSWKAILDGIVEGRLDLAAMVAGMPLGRTIGREGVAPHPLVASMVLSRNGNAITLASAFHELGIHSAADLRTHLDRRDPDHRKLIFGVVFPTSMHNLLLRSWLAGGGIDPDKDVEIIAVPPAQMVANLAAGNIDGYCVGEPWNARAVHEGLGYVVATDLDIFPGHQEKVLGTTKAWADAHPEQHRAIIKALIEACAWCDGIAYREPLIEMISRKEYVNADPVYSARGLDGTYDYGFGRTGAVPDFNIFSRDGANHPLKSEALDVLEQLARWDIVTMPADPRAVIDQVYPEAPYLDALRALDLPVPDLGYKSAAPLDEANLNPA